The DNA window CGGTATGTTCTGGGGAATGACCCATTCCAGCCTGCGCGCCCAGCTTGGCTACGCGGTGCTCGAAGGGGTGAGTTTTGGCATTAACGATGGCCTGCGGGTGCTGAAAGAGAGCGGCACGCAGATCGATCAATGTTCGCTGGTTGGCGGTGGCGCCCGCAGCCCGTTCTGGGCGCAACTGCTGGCCGATATTCTCGACATGCCGGTGGTGACCCACAAAGGCGGGGAGACCGGCGGCGCACTGGGCGCGGCACGACTGGCCTGCCTGGCGGCAGGGAAGCCCATCGCCGCCGTGTGTGAAAAACCAGAAGTCTGGCAGACCTGGCAGGCGGACCCGGTTCGTCATCAAACTCTGATGCAACGTTACGTGCAGTTTAACGCTCTGTATTTAAACGACCTGAACTTCCGTCAGCACTAATTTTAAAAACATACCCTAAAAATGGCCCTCCGGTGAACTCCCCGGAGAGGCCTCCTGTACCCTGAAAACGAGGTCATTATGTCCGTAAATAATAAACAGTGGCTCGGTTTACCCCTGAACCTGTTCTGGGGATACATCGCCATCGCCGTGTTTATGACCGGTGACGGTTTCGAACTGGCATTCCTGTCGCATTACATTACAGAGTTAGGATTCTCTCCGGCTCAGGCCTCATTTGCCTTTACCCTTTATGGATTGGCCGCAGCGCTATCAGCGTGGATTTCCGGCGTCGTAGCGGAAATTATCACCCCGCTAAAGACCATGATGATTGGCTTCGTACTGTGGTGCGTATTCCACGTACTGTTCCTGGTTTTCGGCCTTGGACACGCCAACTACCCGCTGATTCTGCTGTTTTACGGCATTCGTGGCTTCGCGTATCCGCTGTTCCTCTACTCGTTTATCGTCGCCATTATCCATAACGTCAAAAGCGACAGCGCCAGTTCGGCCATCGGTTGGTTCTGGGCAGTTTACTCTGTCGGTATCGGCGTTTTCGGCAGCTATATTCCGAGTTTTACCATCCCGCATATCGGCGAGCTGGGGACATTGTGGCTGGCGCTGGCTTTCTGCGTCACTGGTGGGATTATTGCGCTGGTCTCTTTGCGCAATATTCAAACTCCACACCATATGCAAAATTTGACCACTCGTGAGAAGTTTTCCGAGCTGGGACGCGCGGCGACGCTGCTCTATACCAACCGCAATATTATGTTGTCCAGCATGGTGCGTATCATCAATACGCTGTCATTGTTTGGCTTTGCGGTAATCATGCCGATGATGTTTGTCGATGAGCTGGGTTTCACCACTTCTGAATGGTTGCAGGTGTGGGCCGTCTTCTTCTTCACCACCATTTTCTCCAACGTACTGTGGGGGATTTTGGGCGAAAAACTGGGCTGGATGAAAGTGGTGCGCTGGTTCGGCTGCGTCGGTATGGCGCTTTCCAGCTTGGCGTTTTATTACATTCCGCAGCACTTCGGGCATAACTTTGCTATGGCGATGATTCCGGCTATCGCCCTGGGGATCTTTGTCGCCGCTTTCGTTCCGCTGGCTGCCGTATTCCCGGCGCTGGAGCCCAAGCACAAAGGTGCGGCGATTTCGGTGTATAACCTGTCTGCGGGGATGTCGAACTTTCTCGCACCGGCGATTGCGGTGATACTGCTGCCGTTCTTCAGCACTATCGGGGTGGTCATCGCCTATACCGCGCTGTACGTGGTGGCCTTTTTCCTTTGTGCGTTTATTCGCGTCGAGCAACCGGGATTTTCCCACAAGGAAGCGCCCGCCAGCGAGCAGGTTGAGTTCTCTTAAGGTGATGTGGCTGGGCTGGTATGTATGATTCATGCCAGCCTTAATGAGGTGGATAATGAGTATTAAAGCAGTTATTTTTGACATGGATGGCGTGATTATTGATTCCGAAACCCTGTGGCGACAGGCGCAAATTGAAGCGCTGGCGCAGTGGGGGGCAACGGTAAGTATCGATGAGTGTGAAACGCTGACCAAAGGTAAACGCCTTGATGACATTGTGCGCACCTGGTGCCGACATTGTCGGCTTGACGTTGCGCCAAAGCAGCTCGAAGCAGCCATATTGCAGCGAATTACCGACCTGATTGCCGCCGAAGGTGAGCCGATGAACGGTGTGCATGAAACGTTGAGCTATTTTCGCCAGCTTGGCTATCACATTGCGCTCGCCACCTCATCATCCCATCAGGTTATTTCCGCAGTACTGAACAAACTCTCCCTTTGGCACTATTTTGACGTGGTTTCCAGTGCGGATGATGAGGAATGCGGCAAACCTCATCCGGCGGTTTACTTGTCAACGCTGCGCAAGCTCAACCTCAACGCCAGTCAGTGCCTGGTGATTGAAGATAGCTTTAACGGTTTTAGCGCCGCTCAGGCAGCAAATATCCCCACTATCGTTATCGCCGAAGATTGCCTGCATGGTCGTTTTCAGGCCGCCGCCGGTCGCTATCGGGCGTTACCTGAACTGCTGGAAGCTCTTTCTGTAGAGCCAGAGGCGGCGGTATAAGTCAGTAATTTGTGAGCGCAGAAAGTTTCAGGATGTACCCGGTCGGTTAATCTCTTTTCTGCGCTCACGCTCCTCTTTTCATCATGCCGATCGCCCTCACATTTCGCTCTTCTTTTGTGAAAACAATCACGTCCTGTCGTGCCAATGCCCAAATTTAATCTCTTGCTTAGCGGTGATTGTCCGAGGCACTGCTGCGTATTTGTGCTTAGATTAGATATTGAAACGTTTTTTCAATAATGTGAAACCACTTTGCCGATTTTCGTCTATACCCTAAATAATTCGAGTTGCAGGAAGGCGGCGACGCAGTGAGTCCCCGGGAGCTTACTCCAGTAAGTGACTGGGGTGAGCGAGGAAAGCCAACGCACAAGCAACTTGAAGTATGACGGGTATATAGATCGGGTTTGGCTGCGATAAGGACTGATAATGAAAATTGAATCTGTAAATGTCACCGTTTTCCAGTATCCCACTCGTCGGGTTTCCGACAGCGCCGGGCACTCCCATCCGGGAGCCGAAAGCATGGCAAAAATGGCGATGCTGACCATTACTGCCGATGATGGCACCCAGGGTTTTTCTTTTGCGCCGCCGGAAGTAGTGCGCCCGTTTGTGGTGAATACCTTCTTTCGTAAGGTGATGGTGGGGCAGGACCCGTTCAACCGTGAACGCATTTGGCAGGATCTTAACCACTGGCAGCGCGGTAGCGCCCATCAGTTGACCGAACGCGCGCTGTCGTTTGTCGAGCAGGCGCTGTGGGATCTAATTGGTCGCAAGCTCAATATGCCGGTTTACAAGCTGCTCGGTGGCTATCGCGACACGGTTCCGGCCTATGGCAGCACCATGTGCGGCGACGATCTGCCTGGCGGACTGTCGACCCCGGATGAGTATGCGTCATTTGCTGAAACGCTGGTGGCTCGTGGCTACAAGGCCATCAAGCTGCATACCTGGATGCCGCCAGTCTCTTTCGCGCCAAATCCGAAGATGGATATCAAAGCCTGTGCGGCGGTGCGTGAAGCAGTAGGACCGGATATCGACCTGATGATTGATGGCTATCACTGGTACAGCCGGACAGAAGCGCTGTGGATCGGTAAAGAGCTGGAAAAACTGAATTTCGCCTGGTTTGAAGAGCCGATGGAAGAGGATTCGATGTCCTCTTACGCATGGCTGGCGGAAAACCTGTCGATTCCCATCGTCGGGCCGGAGAGCTTTGGTGGCAAGCATCATATGCGCGCCGAATGGGTGAAAGCCGGAGCCTGCGACATCCTGCGCGCCGGATCCAACGGCGTTGGCGGCATTACGCCGACCATGAAGGTTGCTGCGCTGGCGGAGTCGTTCGGTATGGATTGCGAAGTCCACGGCAACGGCGCGGCGAGCCTCGCGGTGGTAGGGGCTATCCGCAACTGCCGCTGGTACGAGCGCGGCCTGCTGCACCCGTTCCTCAATTACGATGAGCCAGCCGCGTATCTCAACAGCATTGTCGACCCGATGGATGACCAGGGATTAGTGCATTTGTCACAACGACCAGGTCTCGGTGAAGATATTAATTTTGCGTATATCGAAGCCAATACCGTTAGCCACGACTGACTCAAAATAATAAATGCCCGATGGCGCTGTGCTTATCGAGCCTATGGCCCGGTAGGTCGGACAAGGCGAAAACGCCGCCATCCGGCAACATGTACCCTACAGTACAGGCAAACATAGATATGAAAAAAACCTCTTTACTGGGAGCGTGCTTACTCGCGCTCGCCGTGTCGATGGGAAGTGGGGCGGCAATAGCGAAAACGCCGCCCGACCAACTGATCATCGGCATGAATATGAACAACCTTCTGACGCTTGACCCGGCAGCGATGACCGGTAACGAAGTCGTCGGGATTGTGGTCAATCTCTATGACTCGCTGGTGGAGCTTGATCCTAAACAGCTAACCAACGTCAGGCCCGCGCTGGCGAAATCCTGGGATATCAGCCCGGATGGTAAAACCCTGACTTTCCATCTGCGCGACGACGTGAAATTTCACTCTGGCAATCCGCTGACCGCCGCCGATGTGGTGTGGTCAATGCGGCGTATTCTGCATCTCAACCTCGCCCAGGCATCGGTGTGGAAATCCTACGGCTTCAGCAAGAAAAATATTGATAACCAGGTGAGCGCCCCGGACGACGTGACGGTACAAATCGTGTTACCGAAAGATAACGACCCGCAGCTGGTGATTTACTCGCTGGCGGCGCTGGGCAACCTCGGCGTGCTCGACAGTAAAACGGTGCAGAGCCACGAGCAGGATAAGGACTGGGGCAATCGCTGGCTCACCACTCATGAAGCCGGTTCCGGGCCGTTTACCCTCGAAACCTGGCAGGCGAAAGATGTCCTGCGCATGAAGCGCAATCCTGACTACTGGCGCGGTGAGGCGAAGATGAGCCGCGTGGTGCTGCGCCACTTCCAGGAGTCGCAAACTCTGCGTCTGATGGTAGCGAAAGGCGATCTCGATATTGCTAACAACATGGCGGTCTCCGATATCAACGCCCTGCGCAGCGACCCGCAACTGACCGTCGATGCAGTGCAGCGTGGGACCATGTACTACGTCGCTATGAGCATGAATGAAGATCATTTTGCCAATCCGAAAGTGCGCGAAGCGGTACGCTATTTGATTGACTACCAGGGTATCAATAAAGCGCTGATGCCGGGCTACGGCGTGCTGCATCAGCGGCCGATCAAAGCCGGCATGCCGTCCACACTGCCTGACCCGGGCTACACGCTCGACGTGGCGCGGGCGAAAAAGTTGCTGGCGGAAGCAGGCTATCCCAACGGATTTGATACCACGCTGCGAGTGCTCTCCGATCAGCCGTTCCTCAATATCGCCATTGCCGTGCAGTCGACGCTGATGCAAGCGGGCATTAACGCCAAAATCATCACCGGCACCGGCAATCAGATCTACGGCGCGATGCGCGAACGTAAATTTGACCTGCTAGTCGGGCGTGGGGGGAGCGGAATGGAACCTCACCCGCACTCCAGCCTGCGTGCGCTGGTCTATAACCCGGATAATAGCGCTGAAGCTCGCCTGACCAACTTCCAGGGCTGGCGTACCGGTTTTTACGACCCGCAGCTGAACTCCATGATTGACCACGCTCTGCTGGAGCGTAACCCGCAGCAACAGGTAGCGAGCTATCAGGCGATTCAGCAGCGCTATGACCAGCTGATCCCGGCGTTAATTCCGCTGTCGCAAATGGTCGATTCCGTCGTGGTACGCAACGAGGTGCAGGATTATCAGCCGCACCCCTCCGCCACCACTTTTCTACGTGAAGTCTATAAAACCCGCGAAGGAGAGAAAGGATGAGTACGGCAATCCTTGCGCCTGGCTCCCGCACCCGGCGCTTATCAAAACGACTGCTGCAGGTGGCGATTACGCTGTTCGGCCTGCTGCTGCTGACCTTCACCATTGGGCGCGTGATGCCCATCGACCCGGTACTGGCCATTGTTGGGCCGGATGCCGACCAGAGCACTTACCAGCAGGTTTATCAGCAACTGGGGTTTGACCAGTCGTTGGTCACCCAGTTTGGCATCTATTTTGTCAACTTGTTGCATGGCGATTTGGGCAATGCATTGCTGACCGGGAAACCGGTGGTAGACGACATTATTCGCGTCTTCCCGGCCACCATGGAGCTGGCGACGATGGCGATTATCGTCGGCGCAGGCCTTGGTATTCCGCTGGGCGTGCTGGCGGCGGCGCGGCGTAACAGCCTCTCCGATTATGTGGTGCGTATTATCAGCCTTGCCGGCTATTCAACGCCGATTTTCTGGGTTGGGATGATGGGGCTGCTGGTGTTTTACGCCTGGCTTGGATGGGTTGGCGGTGCTGGACGGGTAGACCTTGGTCTGGACGGTATTGTGCCACGTCGCACCGGCCTGATGACCGTCGATGCACTGCTGGCAGGTAACAGCCAGGTGTTCTGGAATGCCATTAACCACCTGATTTTACCGGCCTCGCTGCTAGGCTTTCACTCGCTGGCTTACATCAGCCGTATGACCCGCAGCTTTATGCTGGCCCAGCTGTCGCAGGAGTTCATTATTACCGCGCGGGTGAAGGGGCTGACCGAACGTCAGGTTATCTGGAACCATGCGTTTCGTAACATCCTGGTACAACTGCTGACTGTAGTAGCGTTGGCCTACGGCGCGCTGCTGGAAGGCGCAGTACTGATTGAAACGGTCTTCTCCTGGCCGGGCTTTGGCTCCTATCTGACCGGCAGCCTGCTGCTGGGCGATATGAATGCGGTAATGGGCTGCGTGCTGCTGGTGGGGGTTATCTTCGTGATGCTCAACCTGCTCTCCGACATGCTGTATCAATTCTTTGACCCGAGGACAAAATCATGACCGTTTCTCTGGATACGTCGCTTTCGGGCGGGGCGGGCGAAGGCCGCCAGCGGCTGCAACGTGCGGCGACACGGGCTGCCGGATTTATCGGCAAAATGGCGCGCAACCCGCTAACGGCTATCGGCGGTGGGATTATCTTCCTGTTGATCGTCGTGGCTGTGTTTGCGCCGCTGATCGCGCCTTATAACCCGCTGGTACAGGACCTGAACAGCGCATTGGTGGCACCGAACGCCCAGCACTGGTTTGGTACCGATGAGTTTGGCCGCGATATTTT is part of the Klebsiella huaxiensis genome and encodes:
- the dalT gene encoding D-arabinitol transporter; amino-acid sequence: MSVNNKQWLGLPLNLFWGYIAIAVFMTGDGFELAFLSHYITELGFSPAQASFAFTLYGLAAALSAWISGVVAEIITPLKTMMIGFVLWCVFHVLFLVFGLGHANYPLILLFYGIRGFAYPLFLYSFIVAIIHNVKSDSASSAIGWFWAVYSVGIGVFGSYIPSFTIPHIGELGTLWLALAFCVTGGIIALVSLRNIQTPHHMQNLTTREKFSELGRAATLLYTNRNIMLSSMVRIINTLSLFGFAVIMPMMFVDELGFTTSEWLQVWAVFFFTTIFSNVLWGILGEKLGWMKVVRWFGCVGMALSSLAFYYIPQHFGHNFAMAMIPAIALGIFVAAFVPLAAVFPALEPKHKGAAISVYNLSAGMSNFLAPAIAVILLPFFSTIGVVIAYTALYVVAFFLCAFIRVEQPGFSHKEAPASEQVEFS
- a CDS encoding HAD family hydrolase, with product MSIKAVIFDMDGVIIDSETLWRQAQIEALAQWGATVSIDECETLTKGKRLDDIVRTWCRHCRLDVAPKQLEAAILQRITDLIAAEGEPMNGVHETLSYFRQLGYHIALATSSSHQVISAVLNKLSLWHYFDVVSSADDEECGKPHPAVYLSTLRKLNLNASQCLVIEDSFNGFSAAQAANIPTIVIAEDCLHGRFQAAAGRYRALPELLEALSVEPEAAV
- a CDS encoding mandelate racemase family protein, which produces MKIESVNVTVFQYPTRRVSDSAGHSHPGAESMAKMAMLTITADDGTQGFSFAPPEVVRPFVVNTFFRKVMVGQDPFNRERIWQDLNHWQRGSAHQLTERALSFVEQALWDLIGRKLNMPVYKLLGGYRDTVPAYGSTMCGDDLPGGLSTPDEYASFAETLVARGYKAIKLHTWMPPVSFAPNPKMDIKACAAVREAVGPDIDLMIDGYHWYSRTEALWIGKELEKLNFAWFEEPMEEDSMSSYAWLAENLSIPIVGPESFGGKHHMRAEWVKAGACDILRAGSNGVGGITPTMKVAALAESFGMDCEVHGNGAASLAVVGAIRNCRWYERGLLHPFLNYDEPAAYLNSIVDPMDDQGLVHLSQRPGLGEDINFAYIEANTVSHD
- a CDS encoding ABC transporter substrate-binding protein → MKKTSLLGACLLALAVSMGSGAAIAKTPPDQLIIGMNMNNLLTLDPAAMTGNEVVGIVVNLYDSLVELDPKQLTNVRPALAKSWDISPDGKTLTFHLRDDVKFHSGNPLTAADVVWSMRRILHLNLAQASVWKSYGFSKKNIDNQVSAPDDVTVQIVLPKDNDPQLVIYSLAALGNLGVLDSKTVQSHEQDKDWGNRWLTTHEAGSGPFTLETWQAKDVLRMKRNPDYWRGEAKMSRVVLRHFQESQTLRLMVAKGDLDIANNMAVSDINALRSDPQLTVDAVQRGTMYYVAMSMNEDHFANPKVREAVRYLIDYQGINKALMPGYGVLHQRPIKAGMPSTLPDPGYTLDVARAKKLLAEAGYPNGFDTTLRVLSDQPFLNIAIAVQSTLMQAGINAKIITGTGNQIYGAMRERKFDLLVGRGGSGMEPHPHSSLRALVYNPDNSAEARLTNFQGWRTGFYDPQLNSMIDHALLERNPQQQVASYQAIQQRYDQLIPALIPLSQMVDSVVVRNEVQDYQPHPSATTFLREVYKTREGEKG
- a CDS encoding ABC transporter permease, translated to MSTAILAPGSRTRRLSKRLLQVAITLFGLLLLTFTIGRVMPIDPVLAIVGPDADQSTYQQVYQQLGFDQSLVTQFGIYFVNLLHGDLGNALLTGKPVVDDIIRVFPATMELATMAIIVGAGLGIPLGVLAAARRNSLSDYVVRIISLAGYSTPIFWVGMMGLLVFYAWLGWVGGAGRVDLGLDGIVPRRTGLMTVDALLAGNSQVFWNAINHLILPASLLGFHSLAYISRMTRSFMLAQLSQEFIITARVKGLTERQVIWNHAFRNILVQLLTVVALAYGALLEGAVLIETVFSWPGFGSYLTGSLLLGDMNAVMGCVLLVGVIFVMLNLLSDMLYQFFDPRTKS